A DNA window from Acomys russatus chromosome 7, mAcoRus1.1, whole genome shotgun sequence contains the following coding sequences:
- the LOC127191980 gene encoding olfactory receptor 51I2-like has product MLPSSSFFNISFFQPQSFLMTGIPGLEAVHGWISIPFFSMYSVALTGNCLIILAVRRTHSLHQPMYYFLSMLALSDVGLTLSTLPSTLAVLWFDYRLISFHTCLIQMFFLHSFSVLESSVLLAMSFDRFVAISNPLRYASVLTNNVIIRIGVAIVARATLSLFPVPFLLKRLNYCPGKILLSHSFCFHADVMKLACADITVNILYGLYVVLSTVGIDSLLIVMSYSLILHTVMGLASPRERVRTLNTCVSHILAVLVFYIPVIGVSMIHRFGKHLPHIVHALVAYVYLVVPPVLNPIIYSVKSKPIRVAMFRVLKGKDQN; this is encoded by the coding sequence ATGCTACCTTCCTCATCCTTCTTCAACATCTCCTTCTTCCAGCCACAGTCTTTCCTCATGACTGGCATCCCAGGGCTAGAGGCTGTCCATGGCTGGATCTCCATCCCCTTCTTTTCTATGTACTCTGTGGCACTCACTGGAAACTGCCTCATCATCCTGGCTGTGAGGAGGACCCATAGCCTACACCAGCCCATGTACTACTTCCTGTCCATGCTGGCCCTGAGTGATGTAGGCCTTACCTTGTCCACACTGCCATCCACCCTGGCTGTGCTCTGGTTTGACTATCGTTTGATCAGCTTCCACACCTGCCTAATACAAATGTTCTTCCTacattctttctctgtgttggaGTCCTCAGTGCTCTTGGCCATGTCATTTGACCGCTTTGTGGCTATCTCCAACCCACTGCGCTACGCATCTGTCCTCACTAATAATGTCATCATCCGGATTGGGGTGGCCATTGTAGCTAGAGCCACTCTGTCACTATTTCCAGTACCCTTCTTGCTGAAGCGGCTGAACTATTGTCCTGGCAAGATCCTCCTGtcacactctttctgcttccatgcTGATGTCATGAAGCTGGCATGTGCTGACATCACTGTCAATATTCTGTATGGACTCTATGTGGTTCTGTCCACAGTGGGCATAGACTCCTTACTTATTGTCATGTCCTATTCCTTGATTCTTCACACAGTGATGGGGCTAGCCTCTCCCAGAGAGCGTGTCCGGACCCTCAATACATGTGTTTCTcatatcttagctgtcctggtctTCTACATTCCAGTCATAGGTGTGTCCATGATCCACCGTTTTGGTAAGCACCTGCCCCACATCGTTCATGCCCTTGTTGCATATGTGTACCTTGTGGTGCCTCCTGTGCTCAACCCCATCATCTATAGTGTCAAGTCCAAGCCCATCAGGGTGGCCATGTTCAGAGTGCTGAAAGGAAAAGACCAGAACTGA